The Erigeron canadensis isolate Cc75 chromosome 4, C_canadensis_v1, whole genome shotgun sequence genome window below encodes:
- the LOC122595986 gene encoding ultraviolet-B receptor UVR8, translating into MEDGEPAPIHQVILISAGASHSVALLSGNVVCSWGRGEDGQLGHGDAEDRLAPTQLSALDGQEIVSLTCGADHTVAFSESQLNVYSWGWGDFGRLGHGNSTDFFIPQPIKALQGLRIRQIACGDSHCLAVTMEGEVQSWGRNQNGQLGLGTIEDSLVPQKIEAFQGVTVKMVAAGAEHTVAITEDGDLYGWGWGRYGNLGLGDRKDRNIPEKVSNISGEKMVLVACGWRHTISVSSSGDLYSFGWSKYGQLGHGDFKDHLVPAKLETLHGQFISQISGGWRHTMALTSEGKLYGWGWNKFGQVGVGDNQDHCFPMEVKFPDDQKVTQISCGWRHTLAVTERNNVFSWGRGTNGQLGHKEAIDRNIPKIIDALSIDGSSGQHIESSSTDPYAVKLSVLPSDRYAVVPDEMAGANGSDASVPENDVKRIRL; encoded by the exons ATGGAAGACGGTGAGCCAGCTCCAATTCATCAAGTTATTTTGATCTCCGCCGGTGCAAGTCATTCCGTCGCTCTTTTAT CTGGAAATGTTGTTTGTTCATGGGGAAGGGGGGAGGATGGACAACTAGGGCATGGGGATGCTGAAGATAGGTTGGCACCTACTCAGTTAAGTGCCTTGGATGGCCAAGAGATAGTGTCTCTTACTTGCGGAGCTGATCATACGGTTGCTTTTTCAGAGTCACAACTCAATGTATACAGTTGGGGATG GGGTGATTTTGGGAGGTTGGGCCATGGAAACTCTACTGATTTTTTTATCCCGCAGCCAATAAAAGCATTACAGGGACTACGTATAAGGCAGATTGCTTGTGGAGACAGCCATTGTTTGGCCGTCACCATGGAAGGCGAGGTGCAGAG TTGGGGCCGGAATCAAAATGGTCAACTTGGGTTAGGTACCATTGAGGACTCTCTCGTTCCACAGAAGATTGAAGCCTTTCAG GGTGTAACAGTCAAAATGGTTGCTGCTGGTGCTGAGCATACAGTGGCTATAACGGAAGATGGTGACCTATATGGTTGGGGTTGGGGTCGATATGGAAACTTGGGTTTAGGTGACAGAAAAGATCGCAATATTCCAGAGAAAGTTTCAAATATCAGT GGGGAGAAGATGGTACTTGTTGCATGTGGTTGGAGGCATACTATCTCTGTTTCATCGTCTGGTGATTTGTATAGTTTTGGTTGGAGCAAATATGGTCAACTAGGACATGGTGACTTTAAGGACCACCTTGTTCCTGCTAAACTCGAAACATTGCATGGCCAATTCATATCACAG ATCTCAGGTGGCTGGAGGCACACTATGGCTTTAACATCAGAAGGGAAGCTTTATGGATGGGGATGGAACAAG TTTGGGCAGGTTGGTGTTGGGGACAATCAGGATCATTGCTTTCCTATGGAAGTCAAATTTCCAGATGACCAG AAGGTAACTCAGATTTCATGTGGATGGAGGCACACGCTTGCCGTGACTGAAAGAAATAATGTCTTTTCCTGGGGCAGAGGTACAAATGGACAGCTTGGCCACAAGGAGGCTATTGACAG AAACATTCCCAAGATTATTGACGCTTTGAGCATCGATGGATCTAGTGGACAACACATAGAATCCTCAAGCACAGACCCATATGCAG TGAAACTTTCGGTATTACCATCTGATAGATATGCAGTTGTCCCTGATGAAATG GCTGGGGCTAACGGAAGTGATGCTAGTGTCCCTGAGAATGATGTCAAGAGAATCAGGCTATGA